In a genomic window of Gloeocapsopsis dulcis:
- a CDS encoding putative bifunctional diguanylate cyclase/phosphodiesterase, with product MSIIAKLRRPSLQLYSFLSRFSLLKSYKMKIMVVAFVGTHIPLLTLLVYFISTASLPYQLKLHIIIIALLATLIGTALTLYALHNLLAPISLTFLGLRKYLLHKQLPNLPTEFTDEAGVLMADAVHTIKKLDQVINYMASYDNLTGLPNRDLFRDRLQQAVLQAQNNHQTLAVMFLSLNRLKRINDTLGYQAGDVLLRSAAQRFASCMSDNNILARIGSNTFAIVQTHFRTVDDIVSLAEKICSTVAKPFAIDSHEITTDASVGIAIYPNDTTNIDYLVAYADTAMHQAQKQGLNNYHFYSANLNSSLQERLALENELYHALDRDEFLLHYQPQVSLHSGRIIGVETLLRWQNPARGLVSPAKFIPIAEETGLIVPIGEWVLRTACTQSLAWQAQGFSALKIAVNLSARQFKQQNLVETVTQVLNATGLDPHYLELELTESLMIDNIQQSINIMRQLHNMGIVLSVDDFGTGYSSLNYLKRFPIHTLKIDQSFVHDLVVDSDDAAIVDAIISLAHSLNLNVIAEGVESQEQLNYLQNKGCDEIQGYYFSRPLPANTLTQLLEEGKTLSNINPLCIT from the coding sequence ATGAGCATAATTGCAAAATTGCGTCGTCCTAGCCTTCAGTTATACTCATTTTTGTCGCGTTTTTCACTGTTGAAAAGCTACAAGATGAAAATTATGGTTGTTGCCTTTGTTGGCACTCATATACCTCTTTTAACTTTACTTGTATATTTTATTAGCACTGCATCCTTGCCTTATCAATTAAAGCTGCACATTATTATTATTGCTCTATTAGCTACTTTAATAGGTACAGCACTAACGCTCTATGCACTGCACAATTTACTCGCACCAATATCGCTCACCTTTTTAGGATTAAGAAAATACTTACTCCACAAACAATTGCCAAACTTGCCTACAGAATTTACCGATGAAGCAGGAGTTCTTATGGCAGATGCAGTGCATACAATTAAGAAACTCGATCAAGTGATTAATTACATGGCAAGCTATGACAACTTGACAGGCTTGCCAAACCGAGATTTATTTCGCGATCGCCTGCAACAGGCTGTATTACAAGCCCAAAATAACCACCAGACGTTAGCAGTAATGTTCCTCAGCTTGAATCGTCTCAAAAGAATTAATGATACTTTGGGATATCAGGCTGGTGATGTGCTTTTGAGAAGTGCAGCTCAAAGATTCGCTAGTTGCATGAGTGACAACAACATTTTGGCACGTATTGGTAGTAACACATTTGCAATTGTGCAAACTCATTTTCGCACTGTTGACGATATTGTTAGCTTGGCTGAAAAAATTTGCAGCACAGTTGCTAAGCCGTTCGCAATTGATAGTCATGAAATTACTACTGATGCTAGTGTAGGGATCGCGATTTACCCTAATGACACGACAAATATCGATTACCTTGTCGCGTATGCAGATACGGCAATGCATCAAGCGCAAAAACAAGGGTTAAATAACTATCATTTTTATTCAGCCAATCTCAACAGTAGTTTGCAAGAACGGCTAGCTTTAGAAAATGAACTTTATCATGCGCTGGATCGCGACGAATTCTTGCTACATTACCAACCCCAAGTTTCTTTGCACAGTGGACGCATAATTGGTGTAGAAACTCTCCTGCGCTGGCAAAATCCGGCAAGAGGATTAGTCTCTCCTGCAAAATTTATTCCCATTGCTGAAGAAACAGGTTTAATTGTTCCGATTGGTGAATGGGTTCTCCGTACAGCCTGCACTCAAAGCCTTGCATGGCAAGCACAAGGATTTTCCGCTTTGAAAATTGCAGTTAATTTATCAGCGCGTCAATTTAAGCAACAAAACCTTGTCGAAACAGTGACTCAAGTCTTAAATGCAACAGGTCTAGATCCACATTATCTTGAACTTGAATTAACCGAAAGCTTGATGATAGATAACATCCAACAATCTATAAACATCATGCGACAATTACACAATATGGGAATTGTACTTTCGGTCGATGACTTTGGAACAGGTTACTCTTCTTTAAACTACCTCAAACGATTTCCGATTCATACTCTTAAAATTGACCAGTCTTTTGTGCATGACTTGGTAGTAGACTCGGACGATGCAGCGATCGTTGATGCAATTATTTCTCTAGCTCATAGTCTTAACTTAAATGTCATTGCTGAAGGTGTCGAAAGTCAAGAACAGTTAAACTACTTACAAAATAAGGGTTGCGATGAAATACAGGGTTACTATTTTAGCCGTCCACTCCCTGCTAATACACTTACCCAACTATTAGAAGAAGGCAAAACCTTAAGTAACATCAACCCATTGTGCATCACTTGA
- the crtH gene encoding carotenoid isomerase — protein sequence MLANSLRSHSNTYLCFDAIIIGSGIGGLVTATQLAAKGAKVLVLESYTIPGGSSGYFEREGYRFDVGASMIFGFGTQGTTNLLTKALEAVNVKLETISDPVQIHYHLPKGIDLKVHKNYEKFLQKLGDIFPHERQGIRQFYDECWKVFNCLNSMELLSLEEPQYLARVFFQHPLACLGLVKYLPQNVGDIARRYIKDPELLQFIDIECYCWSVVPADLTPMINAGMVFSDRHYGGINYPKGGVGQIAQKLVAGLEKAGGEIQYKARVSQILLDGDRAVGVELASGKTYYAKRVISNATRWDTFEKLLPVSKMPRAERKWQQRYQKSPSFLSLHLGVQADVLPIGTECHHIVLEDWQNMTDSEGTLFVSIPTLLDPDLAPAGYNIVHAFTPSWVDDWQTLSSREYEQRKEAAAGRVIERLEKIFPGLDAGLDYMEVGTPRTHRRFLNRDDGTYGPIPQRRLRGLLGMPFNRTAIPGLYCVGDSTFPGQGLNAVAFSGFACAHRVAVDLGL from the coding sequence ATGCTTGCTAACTCCTTGCGATCGCATTCAAATACTTACCTGTGCTTCGACGCCATTATTATCGGTTCTGGTATTGGGGGGCTAGTGACAGCAACTCAGCTAGCAGCAAAGGGTGCAAAGGTTCTCGTTCTTGAAAGCTATACGATTCCTGGTGGTAGTTCAGGATACTTTGAGAGAGAAGGCTATCGCTTTGATGTTGGGGCTTCGATGATTTTTGGCTTTGGAACTCAAGGCACAACTAACCTCCTCACAAAAGCTCTAGAAGCCGTTAATGTCAAACTAGAAACAATTTCTGACCCTGTGCAAATTCACTATCATTTGCCTAAGGGCATTGATCTGAAGGTCCACAAAAATTATGAGAAATTTTTGCAAAAGCTAGGGGATATCTTTCCGCATGAGAGACAAGGAATTCGTCAATTCTATGACGAGTGCTGGAAAGTTTTCAACTGTCTCAACTCTATGGAGTTATTATCGCTGGAAGAACCTCAGTATTTAGCGCGAGTATTTTTTCAGCATCCCCTTGCTTGCTTGGGACTCGTCAAGTATTTACCACAAAATGTTGGAGACATAGCGCGGCGCTATATTAAAGATCCAGAATTACTCCAATTTATAGACATAGAGTGCTACTGCTGGTCAGTGGTTCCTGCAGATTTAACTCCCATGATCAACGCAGGAATGGTGTTTTCCGATCGGCATTACGGCGGAATCAATTACCCCAAGGGTGGTGTAGGTCAAATCGCCCAAAAATTGGTGGCAGGATTAGAAAAAGCAGGTGGAGAAATTCAATACAAAGCACGGGTTAGTCAGATTTTACTTGATGGCGATCGCGCTGTTGGTGTTGAGTTAGCTTCGGGCAAGACTTACTACGCTAAGCGAGTTATCTCTAATGCGACCCGCTGGGATACGTTTGAAAAGTTACTTCCTGTAAGCAAAATGCCAAGGGCAGAACGTAAATGGCAGCAAAGGTATCAAAAATCTCCTAGTTTCTTAAGTTTACATTTGGGCGTGCAAGCTGATGTATTACCTATTGGTACTGAATGTCACCATATTGTGCTAGAAGATTGGCAAAATATGACAGATTCTGAAGGCACACTTTTTGTTTCCATTCCGACTTTACTCGATCCTGATTTAGCACCTGCTGGTTATAACATTGTCCACGCCTTTACACCAAGTTGGGTAGATGATTGGCAAACACTTTCGTCACGTGAGTACGAACAAAGGAAAGAAGCTGCAGCAGGACGTGTTATTGAACGACTAGAAAAAATTTTTCCTGGGTTGGATGCGGGATTAGATTACATGGAAGTAGGAACACCACGCACCCATCGACGTTTTCTCAATCGCGATGACGGTACATATGGACCTATACCTCAACGTAGGTTACGGGGATTGTTAGGAATGCCCTTCAATCGTACTGCGATTCCTGGACTTTACTGTGTTGGGGATAGTACCTTTCCTGGACAAGGTTTAAACGCAGTAGCATTTTCAGGATTTGCCTGTGCGCACCGTGTAGCAGTTGATTTAGGCTTATAA
- the upp gene encoding uracil phosphoribosyltransferase, whose product MTLQLRVYVPPHPLIQHWLGVARDAATPSVLFKSAMTELGRWLTYEAVRDWLPTQDVTIDSPLATAPATLINPEVPIAVVPILRAGLALLEGAQTLLPLASVYHLGLVRDEKTLEASCYLNKLPERFAPETRVLITEPMLATGGSIMMTLAELEKRGVDPSLTRIISVVVAPPALQKIGGAYPGLVIYTATIDELVNEDGFIVPGLGDAGDRTFGT is encoded by the coding sequence ATGACGCTGCAGTTGCGTGTTTATGTTCCACCCCACCCCTTAATTCAGCATTGGCTAGGCGTTGCTCGTGATGCTGCTACGCCTTCAGTCCTTTTCAAAAGTGCTATGACAGAACTAGGGCGCTGGTTAACTTATGAAGCAGTGAGAGACTGGCTACCAACGCAAGACGTAACTATAGATAGTCCCTTAGCGACTGCGCCGGCAACTTTAATTAATCCTGAAGTACCAATCGCTGTTGTCCCTATCTTACGCGCAGGCTTAGCTTTACTAGAAGGGGCACAAACCCTGCTACCTTTAGCATCAGTCTATCACTTGGGCTTAGTCCGCGACGAGAAAACACTAGAAGCAAGTTGCTACCTAAATAAACTCCCCGAACGGTTTGCCCCAGAGACACGAGTTTTAATCACTGAGCCAATGTTAGCAACAGGTGGCTCGATTATGATGACGTTAGCAGAATTAGAAAAAAGAGGAGTCGATCCAAGTTTGACGCGGATTATCTCAGTTGTTGTTGCTCCTCCGGCACTGCAAAAAATAGGTGGGGCTTATCCAGGATTAGTGATTTATACAGCCACGATTGATGAACTGGTTAACGAAGACGGGTTTATTGTTCCTGGTTTAGGAGATGCGGGCGATCGCACTTTTGGTACTTAA
- a CDS encoding YggT family protein, whose product MSSIYLLTSTLVTFITIYTYILIIRVLLTWFPNIDWYSQPFAAISQITDPYLNLFRSFIPPLGGIDISPILAILLLQVAGGLIGGLPGAFAYY is encoded by the coding sequence ATGAGTTCCATTTACTTACTGACAAGTACACTAGTTACATTCATCACCATTTACACATATATCTTGATCATTCGGGTGCTGCTAACTTGGTTCCCTAACATTGATTGGTATTCTCAACCTTTTGCGGCAATTAGCCAAATTACCGACCCATATTTAAATCTATTTCGCTCGTTCATTCCTCCTTTAGGAGGAATTGATATCTCACCGATTTTGGCTATTTTACTTTTGCAAGTAGCAGGTGGTCTGATCGGTGGATTACCAGGAGCCTTTGCTTACTACTAA
- a CDS encoding shikimate dehydrogenase gives MQVITGKTQLLGVVGHPVEHSLSPVMHNAAIAHLGLDYVYLPLPVKPEALTIAVAGFAAIDLKGFNVTIPYKQAILPLLSEVSAVAQAVGAVNTVWRQHNKWVGTNTDVEGFLAPLQNLERDWSSAVVVILGNGGAARAVVAACTKLGCATIHAIGRNSQKLQQFYASWNDADISSKLQVHSWDKLPQLIPQATLLVNTTPIGMHPYTEASPLSVTEMMLLPSAAIVYDLIYTPRPTKFLLQAKKQGAMTIDGLEMLVQQGAAALKIWLQQPVPIEVMRQALQEQLRK, from the coding sequence ATACAAGTGATTACAGGTAAAACACAACTACTTGGCGTTGTTGGGCATCCAGTGGAACACTCGCTGTCTCCGGTAATGCATAACGCTGCGATCGCGCATTTAGGACTAGATTATGTTTATCTACCTTTACCAGTTAAACCAGAAGCTTTAACAATAGCAGTTGCTGGGTTTGCAGCGATTGATCTCAAAGGCTTTAACGTAACGATTCCTTACAAGCAAGCAATATTACCTTTGCTGTCAGAAGTTTCTGCTGTGGCTCAAGCCGTGGGCGCTGTCAATACCGTATGGCGTCAGCATAATAAGTGGGTAGGTACTAACACTGATGTTGAAGGTTTTCTAGCTCCTTTACAAAACTTAGAGCGCGATTGGAGCAGTGCTGTAGTGGTTATTTTAGGTAATGGCGGAGCCGCTAGAGCAGTAGTAGCAGCTTGCACTAAATTAGGTTGTGCAACAATTCATGCGATCGGTCGCAATTCGCAGAAGCTACAACAATTTTATGCTAGTTGGAATGATGCGGATATTAGCAGCAAACTGCAAGTCCATTCCTGGGATAAACTACCACAGTTAATTCCTCAAGCAACCTTATTAGTAAACACGACTCCTATCGGAATGCATCCGTACACTGAAGCATCGCCATTAAGTGTTACAGAAATGATGCTCTTGCCTTCAGCAGCAATTGTTTATGACTTAATCTACACTCCGCGTCCTACCAAGTTTCTCCTGCAAGCAAAAAAACAAGGTGCGATGACAATAGATGGACTGGAAATGCTCGTTCAACAAGGTGCAGCTGCGCTCAAAATCTGGTTGCAGCAGCCAGTACCAATAGAAGTTATGCGCCAGGCTTTACAAGAGCAACTTAGGAAATAG